One genomic segment of Paenibacillus xylanexedens includes these proteins:
- a CDS encoding glucose-1-phosphate adenylyltransferase, with protein sequence MAKKEVVAMLLAGGQGKRLKGLTKSLAKPAVYFGGTYRIIDFPLSNCSNSGIDTVGVLTQYEPLVLHSYIGIGSDWDLDRKNGGVYVLPPHEREDGSSWYRGTADAIFRNLNFIEQFDPEHVLILSGDHIYKMDYEKMLQYHKEKDADCTISVIDVSLEEASRFGVLNTNDDYSIYEFEEKPPEPKSTLASMGIYLFKWDVLKRFLIQDEQQASTSYDFGKDIIPLLLENEKSLYAYPFEGYWKDVGTIRSLWESNMDLLDEDTPFNLNDPDWRIFTRNPNQPAQYISPSGKVRNCIISEGTVVHGEVNHSVLFYGIEVGENSAVIDSVIMPRVKIGQNVRIYRAIIAEGLVIPDGTQISPAPGDESDILLVDQEELERQLRQGITSKA encoded by the coding sequence ATGGCGAAAAAAGAAGTTGTAGCGATGCTACTTGCCGGAGGGCAAGGTAAGAGGTTAAAAGGATTGACCAAATCACTGGCTAAGCCGGCTGTATATTTTGGCGGCACGTACCGAATCATTGATTTTCCGCTGAGTAACTGCTCTAATTCTGGTATTGATACAGTGGGTGTATTGACTCAATATGAACCACTTGTCTTACATTCCTATATTGGCATTGGCAGTGACTGGGATCTGGATCGGAAAAACGGCGGGGTATATGTACTTCCTCCACATGAACGTGAAGACGGAAGCAGCTGGTACCGGGGTACAGCAGATGCCATCTTCCGTAACCTGAACTTTATTGAACAATTCGATCCTGAGCATGTGCTCATTCTGTCAGGGGATCATATCTATAAGATGGACTACGAAAAAATGCTCCAGTATCACAAAGAAAAAGATGCGGATTGCACCATATCGGTCATTGATGTCTCATTGGAAGAAGCCAGCCGATTCGGGGTGCTGAACACCAACGATGACTATAGCATTTATGAATTTGAAGAAAAACCTCCTGAGCCCAAGAGCACACTCGCTTCCATGGGTATCTATCTCTTCAAGTGGGATGTACTGAAACGTTTCCTGATCCAGGATGAACAACAGGCATCCACCTCCTATGATTTTGGTAAAGATATTATTCCTTTATTGCTTGAAAATGAAAAATCCTTATATGCGTATCCATTCGAAGGGTATTGGAAAGACGTTGGTACCATTCGCAGTCTGTGGGAATCCAATATGGACCTGTTGGACGAAGATACACCATTTAATCTGAATGATCCGGACTGGCGTATTTTCACACGTAATCCGAACCAACCTGCACAATATATCTCACCTTCGGGCAAGGTGCGGAATTGTATTATTAGTGAAGGTACTGTAGTGCATGGTGAGGTCAATCATTCTGTTCTGTTCTATGGAATTGAAGTTGGCGAGAACAGTGCTGTTATCGATTCGGTCATCATGCCAAGAGTGAAAATCGGGCAAAATGTGCGCATTTACCGAGCTATTATCGCAGAAGGATTGGTTATTCCTGATGGAACACAGATTTCGCCTGCACCGGGAGATGAGAGTGATATATTGCTCGTGGATCAGGAAGAACTGGAACGTCAGCTTCGCCAAGGAATAACCAGCAAGGCCTAA
- the glgD gene encoding glucose-1-phosphate adenylyltransferase subunit GlgD gives MKQLIGVINLDHELEELKELTYFRCGAAVPYAGRYRLIDFVLSNMMNAGIESIGVFVRRKYRSLMDHLGDGKPWDLDRKHGGMFILPPDWNDPTDTSQGDLQHFHNNLDFFHRGAGQYVVHAGSRHVTKADLQDVYRYHISKGADVTLVCKKVDQLLPEHDACVKVDHDGDGNVVDIHQSANHPNIYTEIFIMEKELFLRQVQRCIDHGESHFFRDVIQKNPDGLNIAAYAYDGYHAVINSIDSYYRNSMDLLNTGQYEQLFKEDPIQTKIKYEAPAKYLDTADVKHSLLANGCIVGGEVEDSILFRGVQVAKGAKIKGSIIMQKCYIGEGTVLENVILDKDVRLTGGQTLIGDPSNPYILAKSTII, from the coding sequence ATGAAACAATTGATCGGAGTTATTAACCTTGACCATGAACTTGAAGAATTGAAGGAATTGACGTATTTTCGCTGCGGAGCCGCGGTGCCTTATGCCGGGCGTTACCGTCTGATCGATTTTGTTCTATCCAATATGATGAATGCAGGCATTGAGAGTATTGGTGTATTTGTACGGCGAAAATATCGCTCGCTGATGGACCATCTTGGTGACGGTAAACCTTGGGATTTGGATCGCAAGCATGGGGGTATGTTTATTTTGCCACCAGACTGGAACGATCCAACAGATACATCACAAGGGGACTTGCAGCATTTCCATAACAATTTAGACTTTTTCCACAGAGGAGCAGGACAATATGTTGTGCATGCGGGCAGTCGCCATGTGACCAAAGCAGACCTCCAGGATGTCTACAGGTATCACATCAGTAAAGGAGCGGACGTTACACTGGTCTGCAAAAAAGTAGATCAGCTGCTGCCTGAGCATGATGCCTGTGTCAAAGTTGACCATGACGGGGACGGTAACGTGGTGGACATTCACCAAAGCGCTAATCACCCGAATATATATACAGAAATTTTCATCATGGAAAAAGAATTGTTCCTGCGCCAGGTGCAACGCTGCATTGATCATGGCGAGAGCCATTTCTTCCGGGATGTGATTCAAAAAAATCCGGATGGATTGAATATCGCTGCGTATGCATATGATGGCTATCACGCAGTCATCAATTCCATTGACAGTTATTATCGCAACAGTATGGATCTGCTGAACACAGGGCAATATGAACAACTGTTCAAGGAAGATCCGATCCAGACGAAAATTAAATACGAAGCGCCTGCCAAATACCTGGATACCGCCGATGTTAAACATTCACTTCTCGCGAATGGCTGCATCGTAGGTGGAGAGGTGGAGGACAGCATTCTGTTCCGTGGTGTACAGGTGGCCAAGGGTGCTAAAATAAAAGGTTCTATCATCATGCAGAAATGTTACATTGGTGAGGGGACTGTACTTGAGAATGTTATTCTCGATAAAGACGTGAGGCTGACCGGAGGACAGACGCTGATCGGTGACCCGTCGAATCCATACATTTTAGCAAAAAGTACTATTATCTAA
- a CDS encoding glycogen/starch/alpha-glucan phosphorylase, translating into MFDNKETFKSIFTRNLVSKLGKPIEEATQEDVYHVLGSMIREYAGQDWAASNQGFKQRQDKQVYYFSLEFLIGRLLGNNLLNVNELELVRDSLTELGFSLEEIEEQEADAGLGNGGLGRLAACFLDSLASLRYAGHGCGIRYKYGLFEQKIINGNQVELPDNWLDKGNEWEVRRPDKKVEVQFWGRVEAHEQDGEYQFVTKDAESVVAIPYDVPVIGYGQTHVNTLRLWSAEPKRETSLDTPSNYYGYLDYSRSVESISEFLYPDDSQYEGKLLRLKQQYFMCSAGVQSALRTFNKLELPYDRLPDKVAFHINDTHPTLVIPELMRILIDVKGYGWDEAWDITTRTVSYTNHTTLSEALEKWPVSMISKLLPRIYMIIEEINKRFCGMLLDRYPGDQDRIGHLAIVANDQVRMAHLAIVGTHSVNGVAALHTEILKEREMAPFYELYPERFNNKTNGITHRRWLMHANPKLSDLITDTIGNEWITEQGKLDQLAGFADNTSFQEQFRSIKRDNKERLAAYILDHTGTAVNPDSIFDVQVKRLHGYKRQLLNILHVMHLYNRLKHDASFDMVPRTFIFGAKAAPSYYFAKKIIKLINNVADTVNRDAAVNDRLKVFFLENYSVSLAEKIIPAADVSEQISTAGKEASGTGNMKFMMNGALTIGTMDGANVEMAEQVGEENMFIYGLRADEVLEYYRSGSYRPNEIVQHDERIREVVEQLVHPGAFCYRDGEFWDIYDSLLAHGDEYFVLRDFAAYADAHAAIDQAYRDIPGWTRKAILNTAHSGIFSSDRTISEYATDIWGIHPVSGNWKG; encoded by the coding sequence TTGTTTGACAACAAGGAAACGTTCAAGAGTATCTTTACACGGAATCTGGTCAGCAAATTGGGCAAACCGATTGAAGAAGCAACACAGGAAGACGTGTACCATGTACTGGGAAGCATGATCCGTGAATATGCAGGCCAGGATTGGGCAGCGTCGAATCAGGGGTTCAAGCAGCGCCAGGATAAACAGGTCTATTACTTCTCGCTGGAATTCCTGATTGGACGTCTGCTCGGCAACAATCTGTTGAATGTGAATGAATTGGAATTGGTGCGTGACAGTTTAACTGAGCTGGGCTTCTCCTTGGAAGAGATAGAAGAACAGGAGGCGGATGCAGGACTCGGTAACGGAGGTCTGGGACGACTCGCTGCCTGTTTCCTGGATTCACTCGCATCACTACGATATGCAGGACATGGTTGCGGGATTCGATATAAATACGGGTTGTTTGAGCAAAAAATCATCAATGGTAATCAGGTAGAGTTACCCGACAATTGGCTGGATAAGGGCAATGAATGGGAAGTCCGCCGTCCAGACAAAAAGGTGGAAGTACAGTTCTGGGGCCGAGTAGAAGCTCATGAGCAGGATGGAGAATATCAGTTTGTTACAAAAGATGCCGAATCGGTTGTCGCCATTCCCTATGACGTGCCTGTCATCGGTTATGGTCAAACTCATGTGAATACATTGCGTCTATGGAGTGCCGAGCCAAAGCGCGAGACTTCACTCGACACCCCTTCGAATTACTACGGCTATCTGGATTATAGCCGATCGGTTGAATCAATCTCGGAATTCCTGTATCCGGACGACTCTCAGTATGAAGGAAAGCTGCTGCGATTGAAGCAGCAATACTTCATGTGCTCAGCAGGTGTACAGAGCGCCTTGCGTACGTTCAACAAGCTGGAGCTACCGTATGATCGGTTGCCTGATAAAGTGGCCTTCCACATTAATGACACGCATCCAACCTTGGTTATTCCAGAACTGATGCGCATCCTGATTGATGTGAAGGGGTATGGCTGGGATGAAGCATGGGATATCACAACCCGAACTGTATCGTATACCAATCATACAACGCTTAGTGAGGCTCTTGAGAAGTGGCCTGTATCCATGATCAGCAAGCTGCTGCCACGAATCTACATGATCATTGAAGAGATCAACAAACGCTTCTGTGGCATGCTGCTGGACCGGTATCCGGGAGATCAGGATCGCATAGGGCATTTGGCTATTGTTGCAAACGATCAGGTACGGATGGCACATCTGGCGATTGTAGGCACTCATAGCGTGAATGGTGTTGCTGCTCTGCACACCGAGATTTTGAAAGAGCGCGAGATGGCTCCGTTCTATGAACTGTATCCAGAGCGTTTCAATAACAAAACGAATGGTATCACCCATCGTCGCTGGTTGATGCATGCCAATCCGAAACTGTCGGATCTCATCACGGATACAATCGGTAACGAATGGATAACAGAGCAGGGCAAGCTGGACCAGTTGGCTGGTTTTGCGGATAATACATCATTCCAGGAGCAGTTCCGTTCAATTAAGCGGGATAACAAAGAGCGGCTTGCTGCGTATATTCTGGATCATACCGGGACAGCAGTGAATCCGGATTCCATCTTTGATGTACAGGTGAAGAGACTACACGGGTACAAACGTCAACTGTTGAACATTCTGCATGTTATGCATCTGTATAACCGACTTAAGCATGATGCTTCGTTTGATATGGTACCACGTACGTTCATCTTTGGTGCCAAGGCAGCGCCGAGTTATTATTTTGCCAAGAAAATTATCAAGCTGATCAACAACGTGGCTGACACGGTGAATCGGGATGCGGCCGTGAATGACCGCTTGAAGGTATTTTTCCTCGAAAATTATTCCGTCTCTCTTGCAGAGAAGATCATTCCCGCTGCGGATGTTAGTGAACAGATCTCAACCGCAGGTAAGGAAGCTTCCGGTACGGGCAACATGAAATTTATGATGAACGGTGCTTTAACCATTGGCACGATGGATGGAGCCAACGTGGAGATGGCGGAGCAGGTTGGGGAAGAAAATATGTTCATCTATGGTCTGCGTGCAGACGAAGTACTTGAGTATTATCGTTCCGGCAGCTATCGTCCAAATGAGATTGTGCAGCACGATGAACGCATTCGCGAGGTCGTGGAGCAACTGGTGCATCCAGGTGCATTCTGTTATCGTGACGGGGAGTTCTGGGATATTTATGACTCCTTGCTGGCCCATGGTGATGAATACTTTGTATTGCGTGATTTTGCTGCTTATGCAGACGCGCATGCAGCGATTGACCAGGCATATCGGGATATTCCCGGCTGGACTCGGAAAGCGATATTAAACACGGCACATTCCGGCATATTCTCCAGTGATCGTACCATTAGTGAGTATGCGACAGATATCTGGGGTATTCATCCGGTGTCCGGGAACTGGAAAGGTTAA
- a CDS encoding VanZ family protein: MNEKSWLHSKFMLVIVGCMAVLYILIMGNLLFVSGRTPRMHYQYNLVPFETIRPLLLERERYHTEAWVKNLFGNIVLFIPLGIWIPWLFRRCRLFLTFTSTVVLLLLGVEVTQLITRVGSFDVDDIILNTIGAWIGYAGFKLILCSGRRTRN, translated from the coding sequence ATGAACGAAAAGTCATGGCTCCACTCCAAGTTTATGCTCGTAATTGTTGGTTGCATGGCAGTGCTATACATACTCATTATGGGCAATTTACTGTTTGTCAGTGGACGAACGCCACGCATGCATTATCAATATAATCTCGTGCCCTTTGAGACCATTCGACCACTTCTATTGGAAAGGGAGAGGTACCATACAGAGGCCTGGGTCAAGAATTTGTTCGGCAATATTGTATTGTTCATTCCACTGGGCATCTGGATTCCGTGGTTGTTTCGGAGGTGCCGTTTGTTCCTGACTTTTACATCCACAGTGGTTTTGCTTCTGCTTGGTGTTGAAGTCACACAATTGATTACACGTGTAGGTTCGTTCGATGTGGATGACATTATTCTGAACACGATCGGTGCCTGGATCGGTTACGCCGGATTTAAGTTAATCTTATGTTCAGGAAGAAGGACTCGGAATTGA